The following proteins come from a genomic window of Nicotiana tomentosiformis chromosome 12, ASM39032v3, whole genome shotgun sequence:
- the LOC117277266 gene encoding uncharacterized protein, giving the protein MCIVESNGVDFAVYQMTSSAKRWWRDYVRGTPAGSPPLTWDQFSQLFLEKFVHVILREGYRNQFEHLQQGSMTVTQYETRYFDLFVHAIILIPTEMERVRIFIDGLTYDIRLQMARETKDDISFNRVVEIDRRFERVYGRA; this is encoded by the coding sequence ATGTGTATTGTGGAGTCAAATGGAGTCGACTTCGCAGTGTATCAGATGACCagttctgccaagagatggtggcgGGACTATGTTCGAGGTACaccagcaggttcacctccacttacttgggatcagttctcgcagctattcttggagaagttcgtccATGTTATTCTGAGAGAGGGCTACCGCAACCAGTTTGAGCATTTGcagcagggtagcatgactgttacccagtacgagaccAGATATTTTGACCTATTTGTCCATGCAATTATCTTGATCCCTACTGAGATGGAGAGGGTGAGGATATTCATAGATGGCCTTACTTATGATATCAGGTTACAGATGGCTAGAGAGACTAAGGATGATATCTCTTTCAACAGGGTTGTAGAGATTGATAGACGGTTCGAGAGGGTTTATGGTCGGGCATAG
- the LOC138903023 gene encoding uncharacterized protein, with protein sequence MKEELKKLTGRVQSVEGGKSIEGLNYEDLCIQPNVELPKGYKPPKFEMFDGTGDPKVHLRTYYDKLLGVGRDERIRMKRFMRSLTGDALYWYISQNPKKLVNWVSMASDFMDRFRFNTENAPDVFYIQNLKKKPTETFREYASRWRSKAAKVRPALEE encoded by the coding sequence ATGaaagaggaactcaagaaacttactggcagggttcaaagtgtcgaagggggcaaaagcattgagggtttgaattatgaagatctgTGTATTCAACCAAATGTAGAACTGCCAAAGGGTTataaacctcctaagttcgaaatgttcgacggaactggtgatccgaaggtgcacttgagaacatattATGACAAGCTTCTAGGAGttggcagggatgaaagaatccgcatgaagcGGTTTATGAGAAGCCTCACCGGAGATGCCCTAtattggtacatcagtcagaacccaaagaaattggttaattgggtgagcatggcatcagatttcatggatcggttcaggtttaataCAGAAAACgcaccagacgttttctacattcaaaatctcaagaagaaaccaacggaaactttccgcgagtatgcttcTCGGTGGAGGTCtaaagctgcaaaagtaaggccagcacttgAAGAATAA